One window of Botrimarina mediterranea genomic DNA carries:
- a CDS encoding AraC family transcriptional regulator: MIRESATALLANRTAAPVASPPEALKRIAVLIETDSSAGCRMIRGISNYAERHGQWHLLLDPRDHEHRSALPDGWHGHGIIARITSQKQLEQLQARRLPLVNVDDVIDPPSGIASVITDEKALAEMALAHLLDRGFRQFAYFAPPSLDYSKRRGEAFAQHVNAAGYECAVYKPGYRAGRRLGWGERLKRVERWMRTLPKPIGVLAVDANRGRQLSEICHLSGVRVPDDVAVLGGSLDELLCDVASPPLSSINVASERIGHDAAQLLDAMMVGHEPPAYPIEVPPRGVQSRQSTDLLAIDDEEIVDALRYIRQHACRGIIVEDILRQVPISRRSLEIQFRKYLGRSPAREIRRVQLERSRDLLGRRELSITEVALACGFANATRFGVAFKKDTGKTPHTFRKELLAGQRQTTIGV; the protein is encoded by the coding sequence GTGATCCGCGAATCTGCTACTGCTTTGCTTGCTAACCGCACTGCCGCCCCCGTGGCGTCGCCGCCCGAGGCTCTCAAGCGGATCGCCGTCCTCATCGAGACGGATTCCAGCGCCGGCTGCCGCATGATCCGCGGCATTTCGAACTACGCCGAGCGTCACGGCCAGTGGCACCTGCTGCTCGACCCCCGTGACCACGAGCACCGCTCGGCCCTCCCGGACGGCTGGCACGGCCACGGCATTATTGCCCGGATCACATCGCAGAAGCAGCTGGAGCAGCTCCAGGCCCGCCGCTTGCCGCTGGTTAACGTCGATGATGTCATCGATCCGCCTAGTGGGATCGCTTCGGTTATCACCGACGAGAAAGCGTTGGCCGAAATGGCGCTTGCGCACCTCTTGGACCGCGGCTTCCGCCAGTTTGCCTATTTCGCCCCGCCGAGTCTCGATTACTCGAAACGCCGCGGCGAGGCCTTTGCCCAACACGTTAACGCGGCCGGTTACGAGTGTGCCGTTTATAAGCCGGGCTACCGGGCCGGGCGGCGGCTGGGCTGGGGCGAGCGGCTGAAGCGGGTCGAGCGTTGGATGCGGACCCTGCCCAAGCCGATCGGTGTGCTGGCGGTGGACGCCAACCGCGGCCGGCAACTCTCAGAGATCTGCCACCTGTCGGGCGTCCGCGTGCCAGACGACGTGGCGGTGCTCGGCGGCAGCCTCGACGAACTGCTGTGCGACGTGGCGTCGCCGCCGCTGTCGAGCATCAACGTCGCCAGCGAGCGGATCGGCCACGACGCGGCACAACTGCTTGACGCGATGATGGTCGGCCACGAGCCGCCCGCCTACCCGATCGAGGTCCCGCCGCGCGGCGTCCAGAGCCGGCAATCGACCGACCTGTTGGCGATCGACGACGAAGAGATCGTGGACGCCCTCCGTTACATCCGCCAGCACGCCTGCCGCGGCATCATCGTCGAAGACATTTTGCGGCAGGTCCCCATCTCGCGCCGCAGCCTCGAGATCCAGTTCCGCAAGTACCTAGGACGCTCCCCGGCCCGTGAAATCCGCCGCGTGCAGCTGGAGCGCAGCCGCGACTTGCTAGGACGCCGTGAGTTGTCGATCACCGAAGTCGCCTTAGCGTGTGGCTTCGCGAATGCAACGCGGTTTGGCGTGGCGTTCAAGAAGGACACGGGCAAGACGCCGCACACGTTCCGCAAGGAACTGTTGGCGGGCCAGCGTCAGACGACGATTGGGGTGTAG
- a CDS encoding anhydro-N-acetylmuramic acid kinase, producing MSAKTFTAIGLMSGTSADGVDAALVKTDGEAKITVIGGLTLPYEEDLRYRLLEASQHDMPTSDLLRLEKDVTQVHADAVAQLVKQFPDDGKQAEVVGFHGHTVRHIPDEGLTCQIGNAWQLAHATGIKVVSDFRRNDIASGGQGAPLAAMFHRALFDTDEKPIVVLNLGGVANVTWLGEDGALIAGDTGPGCGLLDEWAQEMAGVSHDADGKLAAAGKVDEAMVAEALSAPFFARPLPKAADRYDFDHVDVSTLAVEDGAATLCAVTVRAVAGAVARLPKKPKSLWVTGGGVKHPVIMAMLAEHFDQVRRVEERKLSSETLEAECFAWLAVRRLRELPITVPETTGCRQPLCGGTLTL from the coding sequence TTGTCCGCTAAAACCTTCACCGCCATCGGATTGATGAGCGGAACGTCCGCCGATGGAGTCGACGCCGCCTTGGTGAAAACCGACGGCGAAGCCAAGATCACCGTTATCGGCGGACTGACGCTTCCCTACGAGGAAGACCTGCGCTACCGGCTGCTGGAGGCGTCGCAGCACGATATGCCCACCAGTGATCTGCTGCGGCTTGAGAAGGATGTCACGCAGGTCCACGCCGACGCGGTCGCCCAGCTCGTCAAACAGTTTCCCGACGACGGAAAGCAAGCCGAAGTCGTTGGCTTTCACGGCCACACCGTGCGGCACATCCCCGACGAAGGGCTGACCTGCCAGATCGGCAACGCCTGGCAACTCGCCCACGCCACCGGCATTAAGGTCGTCTCGGACTTCCGCCGCAACGATATCGCCAGCGGAGGGCAAGGGGCGCCGCTGGCGGCCATGTTCCACCGGGCCCTATTTGACACGGACGAGAAGCCGATCGTCGTGCTCAACCTGGGCGGCGTGGCGAACGTCACTTGGCTCGGCGAGGACGGCGCCCTGATCGCCGGCGACACGGGCCCGGGCTGTGGCCTGCTCGACGAATGGGCGCAAGAGATGGCCGGAGTCTCCCACGACGCGGACGGCAAGCTCGCGGCCGCGGGCAAAGTCGATGAGGCCATGGTCGCCGAGGCGCTCTCAGCGCCGTTCTTCGCCCGCCCCCTGCCGAAAGCCGCCGACCGATACGATTTCGACCATGTTGATGTCTCGACCCTGGCTGTCGAAGACGGCGCGGCGACGCTCTGCGCGGTTACGGTCCGCGCCGTGGCCGGTGCTGTCGCCCGTCTACCTAAAAAGCCCAAATCCCTGTGGGTCACTGGTGGCGGCGTTAAGCACCCCGTGATCATGGCGATGCTCGCCGAGCATTTCGACCAAGTCCGCCGCGTCGAAGAGCGCAAGCTCAGCAGCGAAACTCTTGAAGCCGAGTGCTTTGCATGGCTAGCGGTCCGACGGCTACGTGAACTGCCGATCACGGTGCCGGAGACGACCGGCTGCCGCCAGCCGCTGTGCGGAGGAACGCTGACGCTTTAG
- a CDS encoding BadF/BadG/BcrA/BcrD ATPase family protein: MKHVLGVDGGGTKTTARVLGIGPNGRLCLLASGHAGGSNPLSVGRDASHAAVSAAIKAAADGAGVPIDAAVIAVAGCGSPAAQEQLEAWAESQAFALQTKVVPDTEPLLADVPAGDVAIGLIAGTGSAALVRGPNGATELVGGWGYLIDDAGSGYTIGRDALRHVAQRWDRGESADALSEAILQHAGIESESPLALKGSLYGGPDPRGWTATLARIVLGLAEKGDPAAQRIVADNAAALTQLATYAASRIGPSDRPRIALAGGVVLGSCYYRHLLFEQLTAAGWRRDQITLAADAACACGLLAARLC, encoded by the coding sequence GTGAAGCACGTTCTCGGGGTCGACGGCGGCGGCACGAAGACCACCGCACGGGTGTTGGGTATCGGTCCTAACGGCCGGCTGTGTCTGCTTGCATCAGGCCACGCCGGCGGCTCGAACCCGCTCAGTGTCGGCCGGGATGCTTCCCATGCGGCTGTCTCGGCTGCAATTAAAGCCGCCGCAGATGGCGCGGGCGTCCCGATTGACGCCGCCGTGATCGCCGTCGCCGGCTGTGGCTCGCCAGCTGCGCAAGAGCAACTCGAAGCGTGGGCCGAGAGCCAGGCCTTCGCATTGCAAACGAAGGTCGTACCGGACACCGAGCCGCTGCTTGCCGACGTTCCCGCCGGCGACGTAGCGATAGGCCTGATTGCGGGAACCGGCTCAGCGGCTCTCGTACGAGGCCCGAATGGCGCCACCGAACTTGTCGGCGGCTGGGGCTACCTCATCGACGACGCCGGCAGCGGCTACACCATTGGCCGAGACGCGTTGCGGCACGTCGCCCAACGTTGGGACCGCGGCGAGTCCGCCGACGCCCTTTCCGAGGCGATCCTACAACACGCCGGTATCGAATCCGAGTCGCCTCTCGCCCTCAAAGGATCGCTCTACGGCGGTCCCGACCCCCGCGGCTGGACGGCGACACTGGCCCGCATCGTGCTGGGTCTTGCCGAAAAGGGCGACCCCGCCGCTCAACGGATCGTCGCTGACAACGCCGCGGCGCTAACACAGCTCGCGACCTACGCAGCATCGCGCATCGGCCCAAGCGATCGCCCACGTATCGCGCTCGCTGGAGGCGTGGTGTTGGGGTCATGCTACTACCGCCATTTGCTATTCGAGCAGCTCACCGCAGCCGGATGGCGACGGGACCAGATCACCCTGGCGGCCGACGCCGCATGCGCGTGCGGCCTGCTGGCGGCGCGATTGTGCTAA
- the murQ gene encoding N-acetylmuramic acid 6-phosphate etherase: protein MRTAGNDAAFRGGIAPALQKGLKNHGPHFEPVQLDHLTTEARNPATEGLDGLSSVEIVRVMNAEDARVAEAVGREAEAIARVIDVVSERIQKGGRLIYTGAGTSGRLGVLDAAECPPTFNTDPSMVVGIIAGGRTALTTAVEGAEDSPELGAKDVAAINLGPNDVLVGIATSGRTPYVVGALQYAKSVGAYTVALSCNAAAEIIPMVDTAITPVVGPEVLSGSTRLKAGTATKLVLNTITTGTMVRLGKTFGNLMVDLRPTNSKLHSRAVRIVKMATGLDMDQAHAVLTACGGEVKLAIVAQLAGVGPDEARERLVQSCGHVGRAIGQK from the coding sequence TTGCGAACTGCCGGAAACGACGCCGCCTTCCGCGGGGGGATCGCCCCTGCACTACAGAAGGGGCTCAAGAACCATGGACCTCACTTCGAGCCCGTGCAGCTCGACCACCTCACCACCGAAGCCCGCAATCCAGCGACTGAGGGGCTCGACGGCCTTTCATCGGTGGAGATCGTGCGCGTCATGAACGCCGAGGACGCCCGCGTCGCCGAAGCGGTCGGGCGTGAGGCGGAGGCGATCGCCCGCGTCATCGACGTCGTCAGCGAACGCATCCAGAAAGGCGGGCGGCTGATTTACACCGGCGCCGGCACGTCGGGACGCCTCGGCGTGCTCGACGCCGCCGAGTGCCCGCCGACCTTCAACACCGACCCCTCGATGGTGGTCGGCATCATTGCTGGCGGCCGTACGGCTCTCACCACTGCGGTCGAAGGCGCCGAGGACAGTCCCGAACTGGGGGCCAAGGACGTCGCCGCGATCAATCTCGGCCCCAACGACGTGCTTGTCGGCATCGCCACCAGCGGTCGCACGCCTTACGTCGTCGGCGCCTTGCAGTACGCCAAGTCGGTCGGCGCCTACACGGTCGCCCTGAGTTGTAACGCGGCCGCCGAGATCATTCCGATGGTCGATACGGCGATCACGCCGGTCGTCGGCCCCGAGGTCCTCAGCGGCTCGACACGGCTCAAGGCGGGCACCGCCACCAAGCTCGTCCTGAACACGATCACCACCGGCACGATGGTCCGGCTCGGTAAGACGTTCGGCAACCTGATGGTGGACCTACGGCCGACCAATTCGAAGCTGCACTCCCGCGCGGTGCGGATCGTCAAAATGGCGACCGGCCTCGACATGGATCAGGCGCATGCGGTGTTGACGGCGTGCGGCGGCGAGGTGAAGTTGGCGATCGTCGCCCAACTGGCCGGCGTCGGCCCTGACGAGGCGCGGGAGCGTCTGGTGCAGAGCTGCGGTCACGTCGGGCGTGCGATCGGTCAGAAGTAA
- a CDS encoding sodium:solute symporter family transporter encodes MIPPLLPPIPLIPVLGVVLAPLDLVILGSYLLVTVVWGSWPKKGTQSAERYLLGGRDLAWPLLLLSIVATETSTVTFLSLPGQSFVEGGDLTFLQITAGYVVGRFVVIALLLPEFFRGQAFTAYEVLEDRFGPGIRQAASVLFLVCRTLADGLRLFLTGLALQQALGWDLPTCVAAITVMTAIYATLGGVSSVVWNDAVQLTIYLVGAALAAWLIVQAVPGGATAIVDFGVETGRLHLLDWDFGFFGGKMTFWSGLIGGAFLSLATHGVDHLMVQRYLCARSQRSAAIALGLSGPVVALQFLLFLLIGVGLAAFYATNPGGEGLAGDQAFAAFITNHVPTGVRGFLFAAVIAAAMSTLSSSLNSSAGVAVRDVFKPLLGVEGANSVRVAQLATIVFALLQCAVALTAHWTVLGSSVINDVLAIAGFTTGVLVGLFALGMICGRCRPLAAAIALIAGVVAGAALFGWNWSNMGSPNHQIHWTWNALIASSSTLGAGYAAAKVLEPQP; translated from the coding sequence ATGATTCCCCCGCTACTGCCGCCGATTCCCCTTATTCCCGTGCTGGGTGTAGTGTTGGCGCCCCTCGACTTGGTGATTTTGGGGTCTTATCTCCTAGTCACTGTCGTTTGGGGGTCGTGGCCCAAGAAGGGGACCCAATCCGCTGAACGCTATTTGCTCGGTGGTCGCGACCTTGCTTGGCCGCTGCTGCTGCTTTCGATCGTCGCCACCGAAACCAGCACCGTCACGTTTCTGAGTCTCCCAGGTCAGTCTTTTGTGGAAGGTGGTGACCTCACTTTCCTGCAAATCACCGCTGGCTATGTTGTTGGACGATTCGTGGTCATCGCCCTGCTATTGCCCGAATTCTTCCGAGGCCAAGCGTTCACCGCATACGAAGTGCTCGAAGACCGGTTCGGCCCAGGCATTCGGCAGGCCGCTTCGGTCCTGTTCCTCGTCTGTAGGACCTTGGCCGATGGGCTAAGGCTCTTCCTCACCGGTCTGGCACTCCAGCAGGCGCTCGGCTGGGACCTGCCGACGTGCGTGGCAGCGATCACCGTTATGACAGCGATTTACGCCACACTGGGAGGGGTCTCGTCGGTCGTGTGGAACGACGCGGTACAGCTGACGATCTACCTCGTCGGCGCCGCCCTCGCGGCTTGGCTCATCGTGCAAGCGGTCCCCGGTGGCGCCACGGCGATCGTAGACTTCGGGGTGGAGACAGGGCGGTTGCATCTCCTGGATTGGGACTTCGGATTCTTCGGCGGCAAGATGACCTTCTGGTCAGGCCTGATCGGCGGCGCGTTCCTGTCGTTGGCGACACACGGCGTCGATCATCTGATGGTGCAGCGTTATCTCTGCGCCCGCTCGCAACGCAGCGCGGCGATCGCGCTGGGACTTAGCGGGCCAGTTGTGGCCTTGCAGTTTCTGCTGTTCCTACTAATCGGTGTCGGGCTCGCCGCTTTCTACGCGACGAATCCTGGCGGCGAGGGTCTGGCCGGCGACCAAGCGTTCGCCGCGTTCATTACTAACCACGTGCCAACAGGTGTGCGGGGCTTCTTGTTTGCCGCCGTGATCGCGGCGGCGATGTCCACCCTATCGAGTTCGCTCAATTCGTCAGCGGGGGTCGCGGTGCGGGACGTGTTCAAGCCCTTACTTGGCGTCGAGGGCGCGAACTCAGTGCGCGTCGCTCAACTCGCAACGATCGTCTTCGCGCTGTTGCAGTGCGCGGTCGCTCTCACGGCCCACTGGACCGTGCTGGGGTCGTCGGTGATCAACGACGTGTTGGCAATTGCCGGTTTCACCACAGGAGTCCTTGTTGGGCTTTTTGCCCTGGGAATGATCTGCGGACGTTGCCGACCGCTGGCCGCAGCTATCGCCCTGATCGCGGGGGTCGTCGCTGGCGCTGCCTTGTTCGGCTGGAACTGGAGCAACATGGGGTCGCCCAACCACCAGATCCATTGGACCTGGAACGCCTTGATCGCTTCTTCATCGACCCTCGGCGCCGGCTATGCCGCGGCGAAAGTTCTGGAGCCACAACCATGA
- a CDS encoding serine hydrolase domain-containing protein produces MIRQLTSLCLLLGATAAIAKTEIDVDHLRHIADRVHEAHEAGEFAGCVVAVGTSDGLVYLEAFGDRQVIPERIEMTTDTVFDMASVTKPVATATSIMVLFERGALRLTDPINKHLPEITGEHAGRIAINDLLTHRSGYIPDNPIGDYQHGVDESWKRLFALEPTDKPGTKFKYSDVNFELLGKIVERVGGEPLDVFAKKSIFEPLGMKETGYNPGPELAARAAATEPRNGFASGEPSLVGEVHDPRAALLGGVAGHAGLFSTAEDLARYAEAMLKGGVPVLHRKTLELMTEPLPKSDPSFGRSRGWDKGSSYSSNRGQLMTAEAYGHGGFTGNAFWIDPGLDLYVIFLSNRLHPDGKGSVNDLAGRIGTIAAAAAEADR; encoded by the coding sequence ATGATTCGCCAACTCACGTCGTTATGCCTCTTGCTTGGCGCGACCGCAGCGATCGCGAAGACCGAGATCGACGTCGATCACCTTCGTCACATTGCCGATCGCGTTCACGAAGCCCACGAAGCGGGTGAGTTCGCCGGCTGTGTCGTGGCGGTCGGCACGAGCGACGGGCTCGTCTATCTCGAGGCTTTTGGAGATCGGCAGGTCATTCCCGAACGCATCGAGATGACAACAGACACTGTTTTTGACATGGCGTCCGTCACCAAGCCGGTGGCCACCGCCACGAGCATCATGGTCCTCTTCGAACGCGGCGCCCTGCGGCTCACTGACCCCATCAACAAGCACTTGCCCGAGATCACCGGGGAGCACGCCGGCCGGATCGCAATCAATGACCTGTTAACGCACCGCTCGGGATACATCCCCGACAATCCGATCGGTGACTATCAACACGGCGTGGACGAATCGTGGAAGCGGCTCTTCGCGCTGGAGCCAACCGACAAGCCTGGCACGAAGTTTAAGTACTCCGACGTAAACTTCGAGTTGCTTGGCAAGATCGTCGAACGGGTTGGCGGCGAGCCCCTCGACGTCTTTGCCAAGAAGAGCATCTTTGAGCCGCTCGGCATGAAGGAGACCGGCTACAACCCCGGGCCCGAACTCGCCGCCCGCGCCGCCGCGACGGAGCCGCGGAATGGCTTTGCCTCAGGCGAGCCGTCCCTAGTGGGGGAGGTACACGACCCCCGTGCCGCGCTGCTGGGCGGCGTCGCCGGGCATGCGGGGCTCTTCAGCACCGCCGAGGACCTGGCGCGCTACGCCGAGGCGATGCTCAAGGGCGGCGTGCCCGTGCTGCACCGCAAGACGCTTGAGCTGATGACCGAGCCGCTCCCTAAGTCTGACCCGTCTTTCGGCCGTTCGCGGGGTTGGGACAAAGGTTCGAGCTACTCGTCCAACCGCGGCCAGCTGATGACCGCTGAGGCCTACGGCCATGGCGGCTTTACGGGTAACGCGTTCTGGATCGACCCCGGTCTCGATCTCTACGTGATTTTCCTGTCGAATCGGCTCCACCCGGACGGCAAGGGCAGCGTTAACGATCTGGCTGGTCGTATCGGAACCATCGCCGCTGCGGCGGCTGAGGCTGATCGCTAA
- a CDS encoding CHASE3 domain-containing protein has translation MAAKSSIDQELRPRRFVEPVLVALTITALIVNGVMEVKNFQLMQQTRLGIRASKRVLIKLEEMLSALTEAESSHRGYLFTEDELYLVPYQTTVPRFDQIFSDLEADVIDDTRHDELLLVLRDLVDTKLSEMEQVVRVIKEDGREAAVAEVQTNVGLRTMDKIRRTVAEFRKSETRQIDKAEDIANRSYANGLATSVISTATALLLVGGVIYLLQHSRRRSLRAALAIQAARDDLRVTLSSIGDGVIATDERGRVTFLNAVAEGLTGWTTPEARGLPLEDVFVIINETSRQTVENPATRALREGVIVGLANHTLLINRDGTETPIDDSAAPIRGDDESIRGVVLVFRDVADRRDTERMLEEAAQQRSLDVRNLEAALGNLRAAEERYRLAMDAAELGAWNINPATNELVADERFWRLFTGSEKALDYEAAFAAIHPDDREGIRRAVAAATRADEPAPYAQEYRVVHPDGAVRWLSAKGAAHFKEQDGERQIVSFDGTIADITDRKLNEQTLSRMTADLIEADRRKNEFLATLAHELRNPLAPIKNAVQLLGMSPLDPEVESLRLTMARQVEQLVHLIDDLMDVSRISRGKIALRKEHVDLKSAIDAAVEAASTLIEENGQRLRVEYLADSLVVYADHARLTQVLSNLLNNAAKYSGAGCQIELLVRASEDNAVIEVRDNGVGIEPGKLESIFQMFSQLEQSLERGTAGLGIGLTLVKSFVEMHGGTVSAQSEGRGRGSVFTVTLPLSNQPQAATHDAANKQAGFGRSFKVLIVEDQAPLRIVLSKLLEKMGHRVEGAEGGEEALRRFSESRPEVVFSDISMPGMSGYELVRRLRSRHDADGVYIVAMTGYGQATDRETALEAGFDEHMVKPADISQLERLFAWLAKADGDGIEESPAED, from the coding sequence ATGGCTGCAAAGTCTTCAATCGATCAAGAGCTGCGCCCCCGGCGCTTCGTTGAGCCGGTGCTGGTGGCGTTGACGATCACCGCGCTGATCGTCAACGGTGTGATGGAAGTGAAGAACTTCCAGCTGATGCAGCAGACGCGTCTGGGTATCCGCGCCAGTAAGCGAGTGCTGATTAAGCTCGAAGAGATGTTGTCCGCGCTCACTGAGGCGGAGAGCTCGCATCGGGGATACTTGTTCACCGAGGACGAGCTTTATCTGGTCCCCTATCAAACGACCGTCCCTCGCTTTGATCAGATCTTTAGTGATCTCGAAGCCGACGTTATCGATGACACGCGGCACGACGAACTGCTACTCGTGCTACGCGATCTCGTCGATACGAAGCTGAGCGAGATGGAACAGGTAGTCCGTGTCATAAAGGAAGACGGACGAGAAGCCGCAGTCGCCGAGGTTCAGACCAATGTTGGCCTGCGGACGATGGACAAGATCCGTCGCACGGTCGCCGAATTCCGTAAATCGGAAACCCGCCAGATCGATAAAGCCGAAGATATTGCGAATCGCTCGTACGCGAATGGGTTGGCAACCTCGGTTATTTCGACCGCCACCGCGCTGCTGCTGGTGGGCGGCGTCATCTATCTCTTGCAGCACAGCCGACGACGATCACTGCGAGCTGCCCTGGCGATCCAGGCCGCACGCGACGACCTACGGGTGACGCTCTCGAGCATTGGCGACGGCGTGATCGCGACCGACGAGAGGGGACGCGTCACCTTCCTCAACGCTGTCGCGGAGGGGCTCACGGGTTGGACCACCCCTGAAGCCCGGGGTTTACCCCTCGAAGACGTCTTCGTCATCATCAACGAGACCTCGCGCCAGACGGTCGAAAACCCCGCCACGCGCGCCTTGAGAGAGGGCGTGATTGTCGGTCTTGCAAACCACACCCTGCTCATCAATCGCGATGGTACGGAGACGCCGATCGACGATAGCGCGGCGCCAATCCGCGGCGATGATGAGAGTATCCGCGGCGTCGTCCTTGTGTTCCGCGACGTCGCCGATCGCCGCGACACCGAGCGGATGCTCGAAGAGGCCGCCCAGCAACGCTCGCTTGACGTGAGGAACCTCGAGGCCGCCCTCGGCAACCTGCGCGCGGCCGAAGAGCGGTATCGATTGGCGATGGATGCCGCTGAGCTGGGGGCATGGAATATCAACCCAGCAACCAACGAGCTAGTAGCTGACGAGCGGTTCTGGCGCTTGTTTACAGGCTCGGAGAAGGCTCTTGACTACGAGGCGGCTTTCGCAGCAATTCATCCCGACGACCGCGAGGGGATCCGGCGCGCTGTCGCGGCAGCGACACGAGCGGATGAGCCGGCTCCTTATGCCCAAGAGTATCGTGTCGTCCACCCCGACGGCGCGGTCCGTTGGCTCAGCGCCAAGGGCGCCGCCCACTTCAAAGAACAAGACGGCGAACGGCAGATTGTGAGCTTCGATGGCACGATCGCCGACATCACCGACCGCAAGCTCAATGAGCAGACGCTCTCCCGGATGACGGCTGACCTGATCGAGGCGGACCGACGGAAGAACGAGTTCCTGGCGACGCTCGCCCACGAGCTGCGCAACCCGCTGGCGCCGATCAAGAACGCCGTGCAGTTGCTCGGCATGTCGCCGCTCGACCCCGAGGTCGAGTCTCTCCGCCTGACGATGGCCCGGCAGGTCGAGCAGTTGGTCCATTTGATCGACGACCTGATGGACGTGTCGCGTATCAGCCGCGGCAAGATCGCCCTCCGGAAGGAACATGTCGATTTAAAATCAGCGATCGACGCGGCCGTCGAGGCGGCTTCGACGCTGATCGAAGAGAACGGCCAGCGGCTGCGTGTGGAGTATCTGGCCGACAGCCTCGTCGTCTATGCCGACCACGCCCGGCTCACGCAGGTGCTGTCGAACCTCCTCAATAACGCCGCCAAGTACAGCGGCGCCGGCTGTCAGATCGAGTTGCTCGTACGGGCGAGCGAAGACAACGCCGTTATCGAGGTCCGCGACAACGGCGTCGGCATCGAGCCCGGCAAGCTCGAGAGCATCTTTCAGATGTTCTCGCAGCTCGAGCAGTCGCTCGAACGCGGCACCGCGGGTCTCGGCATCGGGCTGACGCTGGTGAAATCGTTCGTCGAGATGCACGGCGGCACGGTCTCGGCCCAAAGCGAAGGCCGCGGGCGCGGCAGTGTGTTCACCGTTACCTTGCCGCTCTCCAACCAGCCCCAAGCGGCGACGCACGACGCCGCCAACAAGCAGGCCGGGTTCGGCCGCTCCTTCAAGGTGCTGATTGTCGAAGACCAAGCGCCGCTACGGATCGTCTTGTCGAAGCTGTTGGAGAAGATGGGGCATCGCGTCGAGGGCGCCGAAGGGGGCGAGGAGGCGCTGCGGCGTTTCAGCGAGTCCAGGCCCGAGGTCGTCTTCTCGGACATCTCGATGCCCGGCATGTCGGGCTACGAGTTGGTGCGGCGCCTCCGCTCGCGTCACGACGCCGACGGAGTCTATATCGTCGCGATGACCGGCTACGGCCAGGCGACTGACCGCGAAACGGCTCTTGAGGCGGGGTTCGACGAGCACATGGTGAAGCCCGCCGACATTTCGCAGCTCGAACGCCTCTTCGCTTGGTTGGCGAAAGCCGACGGCGACGGAATCGAAGAGTCTCCTGCGGAGGATTGA